The following coding sequences lie in one Mesorhizobium sp. NZP2298 genomic window:
- a CDS encoding ABC transporter ATP-binding protein, producing MTVLAVKNLSVAFHTESGRLEALKDVSFSVPSNRSVGVVGESGCGKSTLINAILGLLADNGEISSGEIVFEGDKDLTRLDQTAMRGLRGRRIATVFQDPMGALNPVLSVGRQMRDIQYRSGLSKRDKDARSVAMLRKVRIPDPESRLAQFPHEFSGGMKQRIAIAMALMMEPALLIADEPTTALDATLEVATIELLKDLQREIGCSVLFISHHLGVIAELCDEMIVMYAGEVVESGTTREIFHDARHPYTQKLLACDPARLSHRVARLPTIAGTLPDLRRRPSGCVFQPRCDRADAQCLTTPPNAPLGGSHIARCWHVDVPLGVMSA from the coding sequence ATGACGGTTCTCGCGGTCAAGAATCTCAGCGTTGCCTTCCACACCGAGAGCGGCCGGCTGGAGGCGCTGAAAGACGTCAGCTTTTCCGTACCCTCCAACCGCAGCGTCGGCGTGGTCGGCGAATCCGGCTGCGGGAAGTCGACGCTGATCAACGCCATACTCGGCCTGCTCGCCGATAATGGCGAGATCTCGTCGGGCGAGATCGTCTTCGAAGGCGACAAAGACCTCACCCGACTTGACCAGACCGCGATGCGCGGGCTGCGTGGCCGCAGGATCGCCACCGTGTTCCAGGATCCGATGGGCGCGCTCAATCCCGTGCTTTCGGTGGGACGGCAGATGCGTGATATCCAGTATCGCTCAGGCCTGTCGAAGCGGGACAAGGACGCGCGCTCGGTCGCCATGCTGCGCAAGGTCCGCATTCCCGATCCGGAAAGCCGGCTGGCGCAGTTTCCGCACGAATTCTCCGGCGGCATGAAGCAGCGCATCGCCATCGCCATGGCGCTGATGATGGAGCCGGCGCTGCTGATTGCCGACGAGCCGACCACCGCGCTCGACGCGACGCTGGAGGTGGCCACCATCGAGTTGCTCAAGGACCTGCAGCGCGAGATCGGCTGCTCGGTGCTTTTCATCTCGCATCACCTGGGGGTTATCGCCGAACTCTGCGACGAGATGATCGTCATGTATGCCGGCGAAGTGGTGGAGAGCGGCACGACCCGCGAGATCTTCCATGATGCGCGTCATCCCTATACGCAAAAGCTGCTCGCCTGCGATCCGGCGCGGCTGTCGCACCGGGTCGCCCGCCTGCCGACCATCGCTGGAACCTTGCCGGACCTGCGCCGGCGGCCGAGCGGCTGCGTCTTCCAACCGCGTTGCGACCGCGCCGATGCGCAATGCCTGACGACGCCTCCCAACGCTCCACTTGGCGGATCTCATATTGCCCGATGCTGGCACGTGGACGTTCCCCTGGGGGTGATGAGCGCATGA
- a CDS encoding TFIIB-type zinc ribbon-containing protein, giving the protein MTSSLLGLVCPSCRVALVMSERQGIEIDYCPQCRGVWLDRGELDKIIERSGREASPAPQPAAFSPPQQGHGRDDDYSRSQGHRYPKRKKSFFEELFD; this is encoded by the coding sequence ATGACGTCTTCCCTCCTTGGCCTGGTTTGCCCCTCCTGCCGCGTCGCGCTCGTGATGAGCGAACGCCAGGGTATCGAAATCGACTACTGTCCGCAGTGCCGCGGCGTCTGGCTTGATCGAGGCGAACTCGACAAGATCATCGAGCGTTCCGGCAGGGAGGCGTCGCCCGCGCCGCAGCCAGCAGCCTTTTCCCCACCGCAGCAAGGCCATGGCCGCGATGACGATTATTCGCGCTCGCAGGGTCACCGTTATCCCAAGCGGAAGAAGTCATTCTTCGAGGAATTGTTCGATTGA
- a CDS encoding Tim44 domain-containing protein, with amino-acid sequence MMSRTSRFATLFAGLFLAFSMVAIDHAEARRGGSFGSRGTRTFQSAPPTRTAPAPTAPVERSMTPNTGVNSAARQPQAGPQRPGFMSGFGGTMMRGLLIGGLIGLLLGQGFGGLAGMFGFLLQALLIGGAIMLAIRFFRSQSARGPAPALAGAGNAQVSRNAQVSRFENRATEQQTAGSFTIPGFGGGSGGNSPAAVSEDITLAQSDLDAFQQLLTDVQEAFGREDHAALRRATTPEMVSYLSEELADNAQKGLRNEVSDITLLQADIAESWREDDRDYATAALRYESRDVMRERASGKVVEGDEGHPTETTELWTFTRQNGSSWKLSAIQQA; translated from the coding sequence ATGATGTCTCGCACCAGCCGATTTGCAACCCTGTTCGCCGGACTGTTCCTCGCATTCTCCATGGTCGCGATCGATCATGCCGAGGCGCGGCGCGGCGGCAGTTTCGGCAGTCGTGGCACGCGCACGTTCCAGTCGGCGCCGCCGACCAGGACCGCTCCGGCGCCGACCGCTCCGGTGGAGCGTTCAATGACGCCCAACACCGGTGTGAACTCTGCCGCCCGGCAGCCGCAGGCCGGCCCGCAGAGGCCGGGCTTCATGAGCGGCTTCGGCGGAACGATGATGCGAGGCCTGCTGATCGGCGGCCTGATCGGGCTGCTCTTGGGACAAGGCTTCGGCGGTCTGGCCGGCATGTTCGGCTTCCTGCTTCAGGCCCTGCTCATCGGTGGCGCGATCATGCTGGCCATCAGGTTCTTCCGGTCGCAATCCGCGCGCGGCCCCGCGCCGGCACTCGCGGGTGCCGGCAATGCCCAGGTGTCGCGCAATGCCCAGGTGTCGCGATTTGAGAACCGCGCAACGGAGCAGCAGACGGCAGGGTCGTTCACAATTCCCGGCTTTGGTGGCGGGTCGGGCGGGAACTCGCCGGCCGCTGTCTCCGAGGATATCACACTGGCTCAGAGCGACCTCGATGCGTTCCAGCAGTTGCTGACCGACGTCCAGGAAGCATTCGGGCGCGAAGACCATGCCGCCCTGCGCCGGGCGACGACACCCGAAATGGTGTCCTATCTCTCGGAAGAACTGGCCGACAATGCCCAGAAAGGTCTCAGGAACGAGGTCTCTGACATCACTCTGCTGCAGGCCGACATCGCCGAAAGCTGGCGCGAGGATGACCGCGACTACGCCACGGCCGCGCTGCGCTACGAGTCTCGCGACGTGATGCGCGAACGGGCCAGCGGCAAGGTCGTCGAGGGCGACGAGGGCCATCCGACCGAAACGACCGAGCTGTGGACATTCACGCGTCAGAATGGCTCGAGCTGGAAGCTCTCGGCCATACAGCAGGCCTGA
- a CDS encoding lactonase family protein: MSKDCLVFVGSLNREAPYFQGARGVGLGVYSFDEATLEIRKLAETNDVDNPTFLSVTPDGSRIYANSEVFVWREGTVSAYRFDRGSGTLTYLNKQPSLGSITAHNTITRDGTKLLVANYGMGEGGPDRAVAVYGFEKDGALSAPLASVSHRGSGPNAVRQERSHAHSVTETIAGGTAVVADLGIDRLVSYRIGQDGNLTKLTESALTPGAGPRHLALHPNGRFVFVMNELDSTVVSMALDEASGKLSIIDAKPAVPAEARDSNHCADIQISPDGRFVYGSNRGHDSVVIMAVDQQTGALSLVGYAPCGGATPRNLALTPSGSHLFSANQNADRISIFARDAASGMLTDTGRAIEIGTPMCVRIVR; this comes from the coding sequence ATGAGCAAGGATTGTCTGGTCTTCGTTGGCAGCCTGAACCGCGAGGCGCCCTATTTTCAGGGCGCGCGGGGCGTCGGGCTCGGCGTCTACAGCTTCGACGAAGCAACGCTGGAAATACGAAAACTGGCGGAGACCAACGACGTCGACAATCCGACCTTCCTGTCGGTGACGCCGGATGGTTCGCGCATCTACGCCAATTCGGAAGTTTTCGTCTGGCGCGAGGGCACCGTCTCCGCCTACCGCTTCGATCGTGGCTCGGGCACGCTCACCTATCTGAACAAGCAGCCATCGCTGGGCAGCATCACCGCTCACAACACCATCACCCGCGATGGGACCAAACTGCTGGTCGCCAATTATGGCATGGGGGAGGGCGGTCCGGATCGTGCGGTGGCGGTCTACGGCTTTGAGAAGGACGGCGCGCTGTCGGCGCCGTTGGCCAGTGTCTCGCACAGGGGCAGCGGCCCGAACGCGGTGCGGCAGGAACGCTCGCACGCCCACAGCGTCACCGAAACCATTGCCGGCGGAACGGCCGTCGTCGCCGATCTCGGCATCGACCGACTGGTATCCTACCGCATCGGGCAGGATGGAAACCTGACGAAGCTCACCGAGTCCGCCCTGACGCCGGGCGCGGGGCCTCGTCATCTCGCACTGCATCCGAACGGACGCTTCGTCTTCGTCATGAACGAGCTGGATTCGACCGTCGTGTCGATGGCGCTGGACGAGGCATCCGGCAAGCTCTCCATCATCGATGCCAAACCGGCGGTCCCGGCCGAGGCGCGCGACAGCAATCACTGCGCTGATATCCAGATCTCGCCGGATGGCCGTTTTGTCTATGGCTCCAACCGTGGTCACGACAGCGTCGTCATCATGGCTGTCGACCAGCAGACCGGCGCGCTGAGCCTCGTCGGCTATGCCCCTTGCGGGGGTGCCACGCCACGCAACCTGGCGCTGACGCCGTCCGGCAGCCATCTGTTCTCCGCCAACCAGAATGCCGACCGCATCTCGATCTTCGCGCGTGACGCGGCGAGCGGCATGCTGACCGACACTGGACGCGCCATAGAGATCGGCACGCCCATGTGCGTCAGGATCGTGCGCTGA
- a CDS encoding CocE/NonD family hydrolase, with the protein MQDIRVITDFPRKVREIENLWIPMPDGVKLAARIWLPEDADADPVPAILEYLPYRKRDGTVERDALTHPYFAGHGYAGVRVDMRGSGDSEGLCKGEYLKQEQDDCLAVIEWLARQPWCSGSVGMIGISWGGFNGLQVAARRPPALKAIISLCSTDDRYNDDVHYLGGAMMCDNLMWGTTAWAIAMTPPDPLIVGDRWRDLWEQRLNGNGIWMQDWFEHQRRDDFYKHGSICEDYADVEIPVYAVGGWADGYPNPIFRMLENLPGPRKGLIGPWGHKYPHFAMPGPRMGFLQECLRWWDQYLKGIDTGIADEPMLRAWIQDPARPAAIYDERPGRWVAEPSWPGPGVGQKVLNLAPHVLSEAKGDNAILEISSPQTAGLSSGAWCGYGVMPTLPVDQRTEEGNALIFETAPLTEALEILGFPEFEVKLASDKPVALLSATLSQVFADGAASRVSYGILNLSHRNGDLEIEPLVPGQAEIVRIKLRCCGQRFEAGERIRLALATSHWPIVFPTAEQATLSIHCGDSRLILPVRAPQKLDDTLGAFLGPESASPMEQEVLAKGDGFQRSVSTDQITGETVYQVINDGGTVRHPHTGMTLSARHVDRFTIHPDDPNTAVGTCTWEKSYGRGDWQARVSVKATVRGLRDVWRIETHITAHDRNEVVVDRSEVKEYPRDLN; encoded by the coding sequence ATGCAAGATATCCGCGTCATCACCGATTTTCCGCGCAAGGTGCGCGAGATCGAGAACCTCTGGATTCCGATGCCGGACGGCGTCAAGCTGGCGGCGCGCATCTGGTTGCCGGAAGACGCCGACGCCGATCCGGTGCCGGCGATCCTTGAATACCTGCCCTATCGCAAGCGCGACGGGACCGTGGAGCGCGATGCGCTGACGCACCCCTATTTCGCCGGGCACGGCTATGCCGGCGTGCGTGTCGACATGCGCGGCTCGGGCGACAGCGAAGGGCTGTGCAAGGGCGAGTATCTGAAGCAGGAACAGGACGACTGCCTGGCGGTGATCGAATGGTTGGCCCGGCAACCCTGGTGCTCGGGCAGTGTCGGCATGATCGGCATCAGTTGGGGTGGCTTCAATGGACTGCAGGTCGCCGCCCGGCGCCCGCCGGCGCTGAAGGCTATCATCTCGCTGTGCTCGACCGACGACCGCTACAATGACGACGTGCATTACCTTGGCGGCGCCATGATGTGCGACAATCTGATGTGGGGAACGACTGCCTGGGCAATCGCCATGACGCCACCTGATCCGCTGATCGTCGGCGACCGCTGGCGCGATCTCTGGGAGCAGCGACTGAATGGCAACGGCATATGGATGCAGGACTGGTTCGAACACCAGCGCCGCGACGATTTCTACAAGCATGGCTCGATCTGCGAGGACTATGCCGATGTCGAAATCCCGGTCTACGCCGTGGGCGGCTGGGCCGACGGCTATCCCAACCCGATCTTCCGCATGCTGGAAAATCTGCCCGGTCCCCGCAAGGGCCTGATCGGCCCCTGGGGGCACAAATATCCCCACTTCGCCATGCCCGGCCCGCGCATGGGCTTCCTGCAGGAATGCCTGCGCTGGTGGGACCAGTATCTGAAGGGGATCGACACCGGCATTGCCGACGAGCCTATGCTGCGCGCATGGATCCAGGATCCGGCGCGGCCGGCAGCGATCTATGATGAGCGGCCTGGCCGCTGGGTGGCCGAGCCGTCCTGGCCGGGACCGGGCGTCGGGCAAAAGGTGCTGAACCTTGCACCCCATGTGCTGAGCGAGGCCAAGGGCGATAACGCGATCCTGGAGATTTCATCGCCACAGACGGCCGGCCTGTCTTCAGGCGCCTGGTGTGGTTACGGCGTCATGCCGACCTTGCCGGTCGACCAGCGGACCGAGGAAGGCAACGCCCTCATCTTCGAGACGGCGCCTTTGACCGAAGCGCTCGAGATCCTCGGCTTCCCCGAATTCGAGGTCAAGCTCGCCTCCGACAAACCGGTCGCGCTCCTCTCCGCTACCCTGTCGCAGGTGTTCGCGGACGGCGCGGCCTCACGTGTCAGCTACGGTATCCTCAACCTCAGCCATCGCAACGGCGACCTGGAGATCGAGCCGCTGGTGCCAGGGCAAGCGGAAATAGTGCGCATCAAGCTGCGCTGCTGCGGGCAGCGTTTCGAGGCCGGCGAGCGCATCCGGCTGGCGCTGGCGACGTCGCACTGGCCGATCGTCTTCCCGACGGCCGAACAGGCGACGCTGTCGATCCATTGCGGCGACAGCCGGCTGATCCTGCCGGTGCGAGCACCGCAAAAGCTGGACGACACGCTGGGAGCATTCCTCGGCCCGGAGAGCGCCAGCCCGATGGAGCAGGAGGTGCTGGCCAAGGGCGACGGCTTCCAGCGCTCGGTGTCGACCGACCAGATCACCGGCGAGACCGTCTACCAAGTGATCAATGACGGCGGTACGGTGCGGCACCCGCATACGGGAATGACCCTTTCGGCAAGGCATGTCGACCGCTTCACCATCCACCCCGACGATCCGAACACGGCGGTCGGCACCTGTACATGGGAGAAATCCTACGGCAGGGGCGACTGGCAAGCGCGTGTTTCGGTCAAGGCGACGGTGCGCGGGCTGCGCGATGTCTGGCGGATCGAGACCCACATCACCGCGCATGATCGCAACGAGGTGGTCGTCGACCGAAGCGAGGTCAAGGAGTATCCGCGCGACCTCAACTGA
- a CDS encoding ABC transporter ATP-binding protein: MSSDDLLRVSDLRVSFRVGGLTAKLAGRATEIEAVSGVSFNLRRGTTFALVGESGSGKTTLARTINGLQPVKSGTILFEGQELQGLSNAEMKPVRRRMPMMFQDPIGSLSPRLSVRSLLSEPFVIHGLSNRDLNAEVTRLLTLVGLPREFADRYPHQLSGGQARRVGVARAIALDPVLVVADEPTAGLDVSVQGEVLNLLNDLRDHMGLSMLIITHNLHVVRQIADRMAVMYLGRFVEQGETEAIFRAPHHPYTAALLSANPEPDPDRMHQRITLPADVPSLLARPKGCEFHTRCPQAQDRCAVDAPIPAAVGDSRLTCHFPLNT; this comes from the coding sequence ATGAGCTCCGATGACCTGCTCCGCGTCAGCGATTTACGCGTCTCGTTCCGGGTTGGCGGGCTGACCGCCAAGCTGGCTGGCCGCGCCACGGAGATCGAGGCGGTTTCCGGTGTCAGCTTCAACCTGCGGCGCGGGACCACTTTCGCGCTGGTGGGCGAATCCGGCTCTGGCAAGACCACTCTCGCACGCACGATCAATGGTCTTCAGCCCGTCAAATCAGGCACGATCCTGTTCGAAGGACAGGAGTTGCAAGGTCTTTCCAACGCCGAGATGAAGCCGGTGCGGCGGCGCATGCCGATGATGTTCCAGGATCCGATCGGGTCGCTGTCGCCACGGCTCAGCGTGCGATCGCTGCTGTCGGAGCCCTTCGTCATCCATGGGCTCTCCAACCGTGATCTCAACGCCGAGGTCACACGGCTTCTGACGCTGGTCGGGCTGCCGCGCGAGTTCGCCGACCGCTATCCGCACCAGTTGTCCGGCGGCCAGGCACGCCGCGTCGGCGTCGCGCGGGCGATCGCGCTCGATCCGGTGCTGGTGGTTGCCGACGAGCCGACGGCCGGCCTCGATGTTTCCGTACAGGGCGAGGTGCTGAACCTGCTCAACGATCTGCGCGACCACATGGGCCTGTCGATGCTGATCATCACCCACAATCTGCATGTGGTGCGCCAGATCGCCGACCGCATGGCGGTGATGTATCTCGGCCGCTTTGTCGAACAGGGCGAGACCGAAGCGATCTTCCGCGCGCCGCATCATCCCTATACGGCGGCACTTCTATCGGCCAATCCGGAGCCCGATCCCGACAGGATGCACCAGCGCATCACGCTGCCGGCGGACGTGCCGTCGCTGCTGGCGCGGCCCAAGGGCTGTGAGTTCCATACACGCTGCCCGCAAGCACAAGACCGTTGCGCGGTCGATGCCCCTATCCCGGCCGCTGTAGGCGACAGCCGTCTGACCTGCCATTTCCCGCTGAACACATAA
- a CDS encoding ABC transporter permease encodes MIRYALKRLWLGAIIISFALMMMFAMVYLIPGDPASVALGPRATPEMKEALRERMGLDQPVWRQFANFYGSALHGDLGTEVLSDRPVLNVVMEQLPFTLALIIGGITWSVALGIPLGCIAAVRRGGFVDQVIGVLSVAMIAVPSFVVAIYSLLVFAVALQWLPAIGAGDPGNLASQLQHLILPSLAVGLGWIGYISRMVRASMLETLEASHIRTARAFGLPEHRIIYTYALRIAVLPTITLLGVGIGHMLSSSVFAEIVFARPGIGKLVYEAISVRNYPIVSGAVLVTTVFFVLVNVVADILVGLLDPRVRSSFN; translated from the coding sequence ATGATCCGCTACGCCCTCAAGCGCCTGTGGCTGGGCGCCATCATCATCAGCTTCGCGCTGATGATGATGTTCGCCATGGTTTACCTCATCCCCGGCGACCCGGCCTCGGTCGCGCTGGGACCACGCGCGACGCCGGAGATGAAGGAGGCGTTGCGCGAGCGCATGGGCCTGGATCAGCCCGTCTGGCGGCAATTCGCGAACTTCTATGGATCAGCCTTGCATGGCGATCTCGGCACGGAAGTCTTGTCCGACCGGCCGGTGCTCAACGTGGTGATGGAGCAACTGCCGTTCACGCTGGCGCTCATCATCGGCGGCATCACCTGGTCGGTGGCGCTCGGCATTCCGCTCGGCTGCATCGCGGCGGTGCGGCGCGGCGGCTTCGTCGACCAAGTGATCGGCGTATTGTCGGTGGCGATGATAGCGGTGCCGTCCTTCGTCGTCGCCATCTATTCGCTACTGGTCTTTGCCGTTGCCCTGCAATGGCTGCCGGCAATCGGTGCCGGCGACCCCGGAAACCTCGCCAGCCAGCTTCAGCATCTCATCCTGCCGTCATTGGCGGTCGGGCTTGGCTGGATCGGCTATATCTCGCGCATGGTGCGCGCCTCGATGCTGGAGACGCTCGAGGCCAGCCATATCCGCACGGCGCGCGCCTTCGGCCTGCCGGAACACCGCATCATCTACACCTACGCGCTGCGCATCGCCGTGCTGCCGACCATCACCCTGCTCGGCGTCGGCATCGGCCACATGCTTTCGTCTTCGGTCTTCGCCGAAATCGTCTTTGCCCGCCCTGGCATCGGCAAGCTGGTCTATGAAGCGATTTCGGTGCGCAACTACCCCATCGTCTCCGGAGCCGTGCTGGTCACCACGGTCTTCTTCGTCCTGGTCAACGTAGTGGCAGACATACTGGTCGGCCTATTGGATCCCCGTGTCAGATCAAGTTTCAACTGA
- a CDS encoding LysR family transcriptional regulator: protein MDRLESMAVFIKAADLGSFAAAAVALDLSGPMVGKHVRFLEERLGVRLINRTTRRQSLTDFGRAYYERCRVVLAEAEAADVLAADQLSEPRGKLRVTMPAHFGRHCVTPVLLKLARQYPMLELDLSLSDRFADLAEDGYDLAIRTGDLDDKAGVIARRVARQGMIVCAAPSYLQRHGEPRRIEDLADHQAIVYRRLGQVVQPWLLAREGQAAQEIVPSGRLRLDDLDAIADAAVEGMGLAWLPWWLVRERIRAGALVLLLSDKPRYLYDCHALWLRTPHLPLKVRLAVDALAAALPKLMA from the coding sequence ATGGATCGGCTTGAGAGCATGGCCGTCTTCATCAAGGCGGCCGACCTTGGCTCGTTCGCGGCTGCCGCGGTCGCGCTCGACCTGTCCGGACCTATGGTGGGCAAGCATGTCCGCTTTCTCGAAGAACGGCTGGGTGTGCGCCTCATCAACCGCACCACGCGCCGTCAGAGCCTGACCGATTTCGGCCGCGCCTATTACGAACGCTGCCGGGTCGTGCTGGCCGAAGCGGAAGCCGCCGATGTGCTGGCCGCCGACCAACTCTCCGAACCGCGCGGAAAACTGCGCGTCACCATGCCGGCGCATTTCGGCCGCCACTGCGTGACCCCCGTGCTGCTGAAGCTGGCGCGACAGTATCCGATGCTGGAACTCGACCTGTCACTCAGCGACCGCTTCGCCGATCTTGCCGAGGACGGCTACGATCTCGCCATCCGGACCGGCGATCTGGACGACAAGGCTGGCGTGATCGCGCGCCGTGTTGCGCGTCAGGGCATGATCGTTTGCGCCGCGCCCTCCTATCTGCAACGCCATGGCGAACCGCGGCGGATCGAGGACCTCGCCGATCATCAGGCAATCGTCTATCGCCGGCTCGGCCAGGTCGTTCAGCCCTGGCTGCTTGCACGTGAAGGGCAAGCAGCGCAGGAGATCGTGCCCAGCGGCCGGCTGCGGCTCGACGATCTCGATGCCATCGCCGATGCTGCGGTCGAAGGCATGGGGCTGGCGTGGCTGCCCTGGTGGTTGGTTCGCGAGCGCATTCGAGCCGGTGCGCTGGTGTTGCTGTTATCGGACAAGCCGCGCTATCTGTATGACTGCCACGCCCTTTGGCTGCGGACGCCGCATCTGCCGCTCAAGGTGCGGCTCGCAGTCGATGCGCTGGCGGCCGCCTTGCCGAAATTGATGGCGTGA
- a CDS encoding ABC transporter permease, producing MSDQVSTELSFRGSRLGGVWRTVRRIMREPLGAIGLTLVAVVVLSAVFAGVLTSYTPSKISPAERFASPSLMHLLGTDHLGRDLFTRVLYGGRVALMIALGSTLVSLIVGVVLGLIAGYGPRWLDNVLLLIFDAVKSFPTVMLALTLVTLFGPSLYAVVLVVMLVNVPGYARIIRTQTLVLKSAEHVMAARSMGASASRILRVHILPNIIGPILILVSMDIPVVVAIEAGMSFLGLGVRPPTPSWGAILNDGFANIRDSYWIVIAGGLPIVLTTLGFTFFGETLRDLFDPRLKGRS from the coding sequence GTGTCAGATCAAGTTTCAACTGAGCTGTCCTTTCGCGGCAGCCGCCTCGGCGGCGTGTGGCGCACCGTGCGCCGCATCATGCGCGAGCCGCTCGGCGCCATCGGCCTGACGCTGGTGGCGGTGGTGGTGCTTTCGGCTGTGTTCGCCGGTGTCCTGACCAGCTATACGCCGAGCAAGATTTCGCCGGCCGAGCGCTTCGCCTCGCCCAGCCTTATGCACTTGCTCGGCACCGACCATCTCGGCCGCGATCTCTTCACCCGGGTTCTCTACGGCGGACGCGTCGCGCTGATGATCGCGCTGGGTTCAACCCTGGTGTCGCTGATTGTCGGCGTGGTGCTGGGCCTGATCGCCGGCTATGGCCCGCGATGGCTAGACAATGTGCTGCTGCTTATCTTCGATGCGGTGAAGAGTTTCCCGACCGTCATGCTGGCGCTGACGCTGGTCACCCTGTTCGGCCCTTCGCTCTACGCGGTGGTGCTGGTGGTGATGCTGGTCAACGTACCGGGCTATGCGCGCATCATCCGCACCCAGACGCTGGTGCTCAAATCCGCCGAACATGTCATGGCGGCCCGCTCGATGGGCGCAAGCGCCAGCCGCATCCTGCGCGTCCATATCCTGCCCAACATCATTGGCCCAATCCTGATCCTGGTGTCGATGGACATCCCCGTGGTGGTGGCGATCGAGGCCGGCATGAGCTTCCTCGGGCTTGGCGTGCGGCCGCCGACACCGAGTTGGGGCGCAATCCTCAATGACGGCTTCGCCAACATCCGTGATTCCTACTGGATCGTGATCGCCGGCGGCCTGCCGATCGTGCTGACCACACTCGGCTTCACCTTCTTTGGCGAGACCTTGCGCGATCTCTTTGATCCCCGGCTGAAGGGACGGTCATGA
- a CDS encoding zinc-dependent alcohol dehydrogenase family protein yields the protein MARIVRFHQHGGPEVLRIEEVDLSPPGPGEVQIRVKALGINRAEALLRAGTYIETAALPSGLGLEAAGVVETVGEGVENFVPGDAVSAIPPQSMVRWPAYGELVTYPAAQLVKHPPSLDWKGAAAVWMQYLTAYGALIDIAKLGSGDAVVITAASSSVGLAAIQIANKVGATAIAVTRTSTKKQALLDAGAAEVVILAEENLTARLNTIVGPKGVRVVLDAVGGPIFGPLTAAMTKGGILIEYGGLSREPTPFPLAAVLGKTLTLRGYLVHEITGDPAKLEAAKAFILEGLEAATLRPIIDRTFAFDQIVEAHRYLESNDQFGKIVVTI from the coding sequence ATGGCACGTATCGTCCGCTTCCACCAGCATGGCGGTCCCGAGGTTCTGCGCATCGAGGAGGTCGACCTCTCACCACCGGGTCCGGGCGAAGTTCAAATCCGCGTCAAGGCACTCGGCATCAATCGCGCAGAGGCGCTGCTGCGCGCCGGCACCTATATCGAGACCGCTGCCCTGCCCTCAGGGCTTGGCCTTGAAGCGGCAGGGGTTGTCGAAACAGTGGGCGAAGGCGTGGAGAATTTTGTCCCGGGCGACGCTGTCAGCGCCATCCCTCCACAATCGATGGTGCGCTGGCCGGCTTATGGCGAATTGGTCACCTATCCCGCCGCGCAGCTCGTCAAGCACCCACCGTCGCTTGACTGGAAAGGGGCGGCGGCGGTCTGGATGCAATATCTCACCGCCTATGGCGCGCTGATCGACATTGCCAAACTTGGCAGTGGGGATGCCGTCGTTATCACAGCGGCGTCGAGCAGCGTCGGGCTTGCGGCCATCCAGATCGCCAACAAGGTTGGCGCAACGGCGATCGCGGTGACGCGGACATCGACGAAGAAACAGGCCTTGCTCGACGCCGGAGCGGCTGAAGTCGTGATCCTGGCCGAGGAGAATCTCACCGCACGGCTGAACACAATCGTGGGACCAAAAGGCGTACGGGTCGTGCTGGATGCCGTCGGCGGCCCGATCTTCGGTCCGCTGACGGCAGCGATGACAAAGGGAGGCATTCTGATCGAATACGGCGGCCTCAGCAGGGAGCCGACGCCGTTTCCCCTGGCTGCGGTGCTGGGCAAGACGCTGACGCTGCGTGGCTACCTCGTCCACGAGATCACCGGCGACCCGGCGAAATTGGAGGCAGCAAAGGCGTTCATCCTCGAAGGCCTGGAGGCAGCGACGCTGAGGCCGATCATCGACAGGACCTTTGCCTTCGACCAGATCGTCGAGGCGCATCGCTATCTCGAATCGAACGACCAGTTCGGCAAGATCGTAGTGACGATCTGA